ACTCACCCGGAGGTGGCGGTCTGCTGCCCGTGTGCGGTGCGGGCGTGCTCCTCGAGCCCCTCGCGGGTGTAAAAAGCGAGGCCGCAGCACGTTCCCACAGGCTCCCGCGCGGCCCCGTGTGCTTCCACGTCGTGCCGCACCGAGGCCTCCTCGCTGTCAAACTGCCTGCCACAGCACTGCCACCGTCCCATCGCTTCACCTCCTCCGTTGGGTTGCCCTCGTCACGGTTGCGCCACCCGGGTGTGGGACTGGAACGCAGCCCACGTTGACGCACGTCCCGCCCATGGTGCCGCGTTCTACCAGCACCACCCGCGCCCCCAGCTCTGCCCCACGGATCGCCGCGGCAAACCCCGCAGCCCCCACCGACCACCAACAGGTCCACCACCTCTGCCCCGGCCGGCTCCCGCTGCTCGGCCTCCACGGCCCTGTGTTCCACGACCGACGCGCGGTAGGTGTGGCCGGGGGCCTGCCCGCCGGCCGCCCGAACGGCTCCCACGAGCAGCTCCTCCGCCACCTCCCCCGCCGCCACGACCGTCACCCGGCCCGTCTGCCACCCGTGAACTTCCGCGCGGATCACGCCCGGGGTGCTTTCCAGAGCTGCCCGCACACGCTCCGCGCACGCCTCGCACGTCATCCCCGTGACGTCCAGGACAACTTCCTTCCCGACCGCCACGCCCTCACCTCCCTACGATCTATTCGATTTTTCGTATAACTACTCTCATACCTGGGGGCCCGCGCCGTCAAATCGAACAGACGTGCGCTTCTTGCCCGGGCCTCGGATGTCCTGCGCTCGGTTGAGGGAGTGAGCGGTTTTGGTTATCGTCGAATCAGATCGGTTTTTCCGTACCCAAGGAGAGACGCCATGCGCCAGGAGCTGATGCCGCCTCCGTTCGTGCTGCCGAATCTTTCGGACGAAATCCTCACGGCGAAGTTCTTCCGGGCCCTGGGAGATCCTACGCGGCTTCGGATCCTCCAGCTCGTGGTGGACCAAGAGAGAAACGTCAGCGAGCTCGTGCGCCTCGTGGGCTCCCCCCAGGGCCGCGTCTCCAGCCACCTGAGCTGCCTGCGGTGGTGCGGGTACGTCACGGCCCGCCGGGAGGGACGCCGGGTGTACTACCGGGTCACGGATCCCCGGGTGCGGGAGCTCCTGCTCCTCGCTGCCTCCCTGGTGCGGGACCACACGGACCGGATCCGCTCCTGCACCCTCATCGACGGCCGCAGAGCCCGCCGGTCCCGTGCGCGGCGGACTCGGGCAGTTTGACGTGCCGCGGGAATCTGCTACGATGCCCTTATCCCCTCCCCTATGGGGAGGGGGTGGAGGATCGGCATGGCAACGAAGACCCAGCGCCACAGGGCCTTCCAAAGTACGGATCCCCGAGCCAAGCAGGAGATCCTGGCCCGCCTGCGCAGCATCGAGGGGCACCTGCGCGGCGTGATCCGCATGGTGGAGGACGACGCGTACTGCATCGACGTCCTCCAGCAGACGAAGGCGGTGCAACGGGCCCTGGACCGGGTGAACGCCCTCCTGCTGGAGCGGCACCTCAACCACTGCGTCACCACCGCCATCCGGTCCCACGATCCCAAGGAGCGGGAGCGGGTCATCGCGGAACTGCTGGACGTGTTCCAGGCGAAAGGGGCAGGTCCATGAAGCGGCTCGTGCTGCCCATCGAGGGGATGTCCTGCGCCTCGTGCGTGGCCAACGTGGAAGGCGCCCTCAAGGAGCTCCCGGGGGTGCGCGACGTCCGGGTCAACCTCGCCACGGAGCAGGCCACCGTGGACTACGACCCCTCCGCGGTGGACCTACAGGCCATGCGGCGCGCCGTGGAGGAGGTGGGCTACGGCCTGCGGACCGCGACCACATACCTCCACGTGACCGGGATGAGCTGCGCCTCGTGCGTGGAGAACGTCCACCGGGCCCTGCGGGAACTTCCAGGCGTCCTGTCTGTCTCCGTCAACCTCAGCACCGAGGCCGCGCGGGTGGATTACGTACCGGGCGC
The DNA window shown above is from Armatimonadota bacterium and carries:
- a CDS encoding metalloregulator ArsR/SmtB family transcription factor, with the protein product MRQELMPPPFVLPNLSDEILTAKFFRALGDPTRLRILQLVVDQERNVSELVRLVGSPQGRVSSHLSCLRWCGYVTARREGRRVYYRVTDPRVRELLLLAASLVRDHTDRIRSCTLIDGRRARRSRARRTRAV
- a CDS encoding metal-sensitive transcriptional regulator, which gives rise to MATKTQRHRAFQSTDPRAKQEILARLRSIEGHLRGVIRMVEDDAYCIDVLQQTKAVQRALDRVNALLLERHLNHCVTTAIRSHDPKERERVIAELLDVFQAKGAGP
- a CDS encoding copper ion binding protein, encoding MKRLVLPIEGMSCASCVANVEGALKELPGVRDVRVNLATEQATVDYDPSAVDLQAMRRAVEEVGYGLRTATTYLHVTGMSCASCVENVHRALRELPGVLSVSVNLSTEAARVDYVPGA